The Thermodesulfobacteriota bacterium genome includes a window with the following:
- a CDS encoding DUF255 domain-containing protein, with translation MKHSNRLKDEQSPYLLQHANNPVDWYPWGEEAFEKARRENKP, from the coding sequence ATGAAACATTCAAACCGCTTAAAAGATGAACAAAGTCCTTATCTACTACAGCATGCCAATAACCCTGTGGATTGGTACCCGTGGGGCGAGGAGGCTTTTGAAAAGGCACGAAGAGAGAATAAGCC